Proteins encoded in a region of the Flavobacteriales bacterium genome:
- a CDS encoding T9SS type A sorting domain-containing protein, which translates to MKKIYSFCLVLMAASGFAQVPTNFGSNAEDGISYQTYNLIDHGVVSSVRFQAQNAIQAGDGTWEFFTGNYDPVWRPYSANDTLSSFNAIIDPTLETASARLNTQALGGGATGLLPAIQAGYYYTTIIQDGGGDNFMSIIETAFSPVAIDTVYNSPTSPTEADNVTVTVELANALVLSPGEHLFIRSSVDGYSSSNFLEVTNFANGVGTVTVPAGVIPAGTTVSYYALVTEETNPVAETIDYFTLFFGNNSGNNYEFTVSAVTAIEDVTTEFGIARTLDGIIIQNAAELKSVELVSVDGKQVYAQTVNGQSQISIAANHLPTGIYVLKLSCADFQKSTKIMVD; encoded by the coding sequence ATGAAAAAAATCTACTCTTTTTGTCTTGTGCTGATGGCCGCTAGTGGCTTTGCGCAAGTGCCTACCAATTTCGGCTCGAATGCCGAGGATGGAATCTCCTATCAAACCTACAATCTCATTGATCATGGGGTGGTGAGTTCAGTGCGTTTTCAAGCACAGAATGCTATTCAAGCAGGAGATGGAACTTGGGAGTTTTTCACTGGTAATTACGATCCGGTTTGGCGACCTTACAGTGCAAATGACACTTTATCGTCTTTCAATGCGATCATTGATCCAACGCTTGAAACTGCAAGTGCTCGACTCAATACACAAGCTTTGGGTGGAGGTGCCACTGGTTTGTTGCCGGCCATTCAAGCAGGCTATTACTACACGACCATTATCCAAGATGGAGGAGGAGACAATTTTATGTCAATCATTGAAACAGCTTTCTCGCCAGTGGCGATTGACACCGTTTACAACTCGCCAACAAGTCCGACAGAAGCTGATAACGTAACCGTGACTGTTGAATTGGCGAATGCACTTGTATTGAGCCCAGGAGAGCACCTTTTTATTCGTTCCAGTGTTGATGGTTACTCAAGTTCTAACTTCTTAGAGGTGACGAATTTTGCAAATGGCGTTGGCACGGTCACCGTTCCAGCTGGGGTGATTCCAGCAGGAACTACCGTAAGCTATTACGCTTTGGTTACGGAAGAGACCAATCCAGTTGCAGAAACCATTGATTATTTCACGCTTTTCTTCGGAAACAATAGTGGAAACAACTATGAATTCACCGTTTCTGCTGTCACAGCAATAGAAGATGTGACTACCGAATTCGGAATCGCAAGAACCTTAGATGGAATTATTATCCAAAATGCAGCAGAGCTTAAATCTGTTGAGTTGGTATCGGTAGATGGAAAACAGGTTTACGCACAAACAGTAAACGGGCAATCGCAGATTTCTATTGCTGCAAACCATCTTCCAACAGGAATCTATGTGTTGAAATTGAGTTGTGCTGATTTCCAAAAATCAACCAAGATCATGGTTGATTGA
- a CDS encoding glycoside hydrolase family 13 protein — protein MRFFLFIFLLASTAFGQDASTVKCYPPNWWIGMPEQEFQLMIYGVDEGWNVALPSNAGVLVTETHKVENPKYLFLDISIPTEFSGNNVELNFTNGEKSFKLNYPLLKRDESSKVHQGLNQSDLIYLIFPDRFANGNEQNDVIAGLTDTRVLRDSLKVRHGGDIQGIREKLFHVKDLGATALWINPLLTNDQPYESYHGYAATDHYQIDPRFGTLEEYKALISECHQSGMKMIMDIVFNHVGANHHLIKDLPSKDWIHQWDGFQRTSYRAPTLMDPYVSKADKKVMTDGWFDRHMPDLNQQNELLANFLIYNSIWWIEMTGIDAYRIDTYAYSDAEFMANWAKMIKKYYPKFSFFGETWVHGTPIQAHFTQNNNMNGDFNTELPAVTDFQLYYAINDALTKPQGWTDGVAKLYYTMAKDFVYEDPTRNVIFLDNHDLGRFYSMVGEDFDKWKMGIGWLLTTRGIPMLYYGSEILMTGFTDPDAKVRADYPGGWKTDKLDKFTENGRTAFENEAFAYIQKLAQFRKESKALKQGKTMQFVPVDGLYVYFRYTDSETVMCAMNTSDKPMDIDLTRFQERLKGKTAATNVVTEQNVNLNGLTINPKNLLILHLN, from the coding sequence ATGAGATTTTTCCTATTCATTTTCCTTTTAGCAAGCACAGCATTTGGGCAAGATGCGAGCACGGTCAAATGTTATCCGCCCAATTGGTGGATTGGAATGCCCGAACAGGAATTTCAGCTGATGATCTATGGTGTAGATGAAGGTTGGAACGTGGCGCTGCCAAGCAATGCTGGAGTTCTCGTTACGGAAACGCACAAAGTCGAAAATCCGAAATATCTGTTCTTGGACATTTCGATTCCAACGGAGTTTTCTGGAAATAATGTTGAACTCAATTTTACGAATGGAGAAAAGTCGTTCAAACTCAATTATCCGCTTTTAAAGCGCGATGAATCTTCGAAAGTTCATCAAGGATTGAATCAGTCAGACCTTATCTACCTCATATTTCCAGACCGTTTTGCAAACGGAAATGAGCAGAATGATGTGATTGCAGGATTGACCGACACACGCGTGCTTCGCGATTCATTGAAAGTGAGACACGGAGGAGATATTCAGGGAATTCGCGAGAAACTATTTCACGTTAAAGATCTTGGTGCTACAGCGCTTTGGATCAATCCGCTGCTGACAAACGATCAGCCTTACGAGAGTTACCACGGCTATGCAGCCACCGATCATTATCAGATCGATCCGCGTTTTGGTACGCTGGAAGAATACAAAGCACTGATCAGCGAGTGCCATCAATCTGGAATGAAGATGATCATGGATATCGTTTTCAATCATGTTGGAGCCAATCATCATTTGATCAAAGATCTTCCAAGTAAGGATTGGATCCATCAGTGGGATGGTTTTCAGCGGACAAGTTATCGTGCGCCAACCTTGATGGATCCCTACGTTTCTAAAGCGGACAAAAAGGTGATGACCGATGGTTGGTTCGATCGTCACATGCCAGACCTCAATCAGCAGAACGAATTGCTGGCCAACTTCCTCATTTATAATTCTATCTGGTGGATTGAGATGACAGGAATTGATGCTTATCGCATTGATACTTACGCATATTCGGATGCAGAATTCATGGCCAACTGGGCCAAGATGATTAAGAAGTATTATCCCAAATTCAGTTTTTTTGGAGAGACCTGGGTTCACGGAACGCCCATTCAAGCGCATTTTACTCAGAACAATAATATGAATGGCGATTTCAATACGGAGTTGCCAGCTGTCACGGATTTTCAACTCTATTACGCCATTAACGATGCTTTAACGAAACCGCAAGGTTGGACGGATGGTGTGGCCAAATTGTATTACACCATGGCCAAGGATTTTGTTTACGAAGACCCGACACGAAACGTGATCTTCTTGGATAACCATGATCTCGGCCGCTTTTATTCCATGGTTGGGGAAGATTTCGACAAATGGAAAATGGGAATCGGTTGGTTGCTCACCACTCGTGGCATTCCCATGTTGTATTATGGAAGTGAAATTCTAATGACGGGATTTACCGATCCAGATGCGAAAGTCAGAGCAGATTATCCCGGAGGATGGAAAACGGATAAGCTTGATAAGTTCACTGAAAACGGACGGACGGCTTTCGAAAACGAAGCGTTCGCTTACATCCAGAAATTGGCACAGTTCCGCAAGGAAAGTAAGGCGCTGAAGCAAGGAAAAACCATGCAATTTGTTCCTGTTGATGGCTTGTATGTCTATTTCCGATACACCGATTCGGAAACGGTGATGTGTGCGATGAATACTTCCGATAAACCGATGGATATTGATTTAACACGTTTTCAGGAAAGACTGAAAGGAAAAACAGCGGCAACCAACGTGGTAACAGAGCAGAACGTGAACTTGAATGGGCTCACAATCAATCCGAAAAATTTGTTAATTCTTCATCTCAATTGA
- a CDS encoding T9SS type A sorting domain-containing protein gives MRTFTRFLGTMSLMLTVAATAFSQSYSQNQEQLRKYESDELYEQDCKYDLSGKWVGTEIQYDETGTFIKVKFDIVFDFVQDGNKVTGTSYIKDKLHEDVGYMNIRGYVIGDKLHFEEYELTGQQWETPNRVWCFRTGELDLTKIRRKMQLSGDYDSYAAYDYRPCRDYCHTVVQKDAGEDDQPEVADHKFSSFDEDNLITVAPSPFRDQTTLSYTLTENAKVQLDVFDLSGRKLVEIINGNQAAGKYRQVFEAAGNPPGSYLVRLFVNDKLYTKQVVLMR, from the coding sequence ATGAGAACATTTACACGTTTTTTAGGAACAATGAGTTTAATGCTGACTGTTGCCGCAACTGCATTTTCGCAGAGCTACAGTCAGAATCAGGAGCAACTCCGCAAGTACGAATCAGACGAATTGTACGAGCAAGATTGTAAATACGATCTGAGCGGAAAATGGGTTGGAACAGAAATTCAGTACGATGAAACCGGAACGTTCATCAAGGTGAAATTCGATATCGTTTTCGATTTCGTACAGGATGGAAATAAGGTCACTGGTACTTCATACATCAAGGACAAACTGCACGAAGATGTGGGTTACATGAACATCCGCGGCTACGTGATAGGGGATAAGCTGCATTTTGAAGAATACGAATTGACAGGACAACAGTGGGAAACACCAAACCGTGTGTGGTGCTTTAGAACTGGAGAGTTGGATCTGACCAAGATCAGAAGGAAAATGCAGCTTTCTGGCGATTATGATTCCTACGCAGCGTACGATTATCGTCCATGTCGCGATTACTGCCATACGGTGGTTCAGAAAGATGCAGGAGAGGATGATCAGCCAGAAGTTGCCGACCACAAATTCAGCTCGTTTGACGAGGATAATCTCATCACAGTGGCTCCAAGTCCATTCCGTGATCAGACCACACTTTCATATACACTTACAGAAAATGCAAAAGTGCAGTTGGATGTCTTTGACCTATCTGGCAGAAAATTGGTGGAAATCATAAACGGAAATCAAGCTGCTGGAAAGTATCGACAGGTTTTTGAAGCTGCTGGAAATCCTCCTGGAAGTTATTTGGTTCGCTTATTCGTGAATGACAAATTGTATACGAAGCAGGTAGTGTTGATGAGATGA
- a CDS encoding tetratricopeptide repeat protein, giving the protein MSRFLFILVFISSFQLAVGQTFLERGVSSFNEGDYKQAKRWFDWALKADSTDLVAISNRAHTKRALNDFQGAFEDFHKATELAPNEGNTHFWMALCAFNVGDYESSVKGNSKALELGSEQGTQAYMNRAQTFIRMGKNQKALADYDSVIVKKDQRLMQAHFDRGQLHMRMNDQKSALKDYKKVVELDPSNVQLTWDIGRISYEAEEYVDALTYYSRAIDELDKPEAQLFLIRGETFEKLKNYEAAIVDYTRVIEMNPNLADAHYNRGQAKARLGDTEKACVDWKKAAELGHMEAKGVIVYNCK; this is encoded by the coding sequence ATGAGCCGATTTCTATTCATCTTAGTTTTCATTTCAAGTTTCCAACTCGCGGTTGGACAGACTTTCTTGGAACGAGGTGTCAGCTCATTCAATGAAGGCGATTACAAACAGGCCAAACGCTGGTTTGATTGGGCACTGAAAGCTGATTCTACCGATCTGGTCGCTATCTCAAACCGTGCGCATACCAAAAGGGCGTTGAATGATTTCCAAGGTGCTTTCGAAGACTTCCACAAGGCTACAGAACTTGCTCCAAACGAGGGCAATACGCATTTCTGGATGGCACTCTGCGCCTTCAATGTGGGCGATTATGAATCGTCAGTGAAGGGAAATTCAAAGGCTTTAGAACTTGGTTCTGAACAAGGGACGCAAGCATATATGAATCGTGCTCAAACATTTATCCGAATGGGCAAGAACCAAAAAGCGCTTGCCGATTATGATAGCGTGATCGTAAAAAAAGATCAACGTCTGATGCAAGCGCATTTCGATCGAGGTCAATTGCACATGCGAATGAATGACCAAAAATCTGCTCTAAAAGACTACAAAAAGGTGGTTGAACTAGACCCTTCCAATGTTCAACTTACGTGGGATATCGGGCGCATTTCGTACGAAGCGGAAGAATACGTGGATGCACTGACCTATTACTCGCGGGCAATAGATGAACTTGACAAGCCGGAAGCGCAATTGTTCTTGATCCGTGGAGAAACATTTGAAAAATTGAAAAACTACGAAGCTGCTATTGTTGACTATACGCGAGTGATAGAGATGAATCCGAATTTGGCAGATGCGCACTACAATCGCGGCCAGGCCAAAGCACGTTTGGGTGATACCGAAAAAGCCTGTGTAGATTGGAAAAAGGCAGCCGAACTTGGACACATGGAAGCAAAAGGTGTGATTGTGTACAATTGCAAATAG